The stretch of DNA GGGAATTCAGCTCCCCCGGCCAGGTTGAGCGGGCCCCGGGGCCCGGAGCGGGCGTCGGCATCTCCGGCCTCCCCGCGGGGCTGCAGGCAGGCGGCGCCCCGAGCGCACCCCGCGCGAGCAGGCGCGGAACAGCGGACCCAGGCCGGGCCTTCCCGCAGCTTTTCTGGCCGCCTCGGAGGGCAGGGTCCCAGCGCGGCCCGAGGCGCCTCTTGCCAGCGGCCCGACCTCCTGCCCTCCCGGCCCCCTCCAGGCTCCCCGCACGTGCAGGCCCGGCGACGTCACTGCGGCTCTGACGCGCTCTTGGAGGCCCGGGCGGAGGCGGCGCGGCGCGGGCTTCCTCCGGGAGGTCCCGGTCCCGGCAGCCCGCGGCCGCGTCCTTGGCCCTCCTCCGGGGGAACCTCGTTCATTCCAAACTCTGGAAGGCCGGCTGTCCTTCGGTTACTGATAAGGACGCGAGCTCTTGGTAAAAGATTTGAACAATGCCCGGAAAGAAATAGCTGGACCTAAGAAACAGACTAATAATAGCTGCCAGCTAGAGCTCCACTCGTGTGCTCAGCGCCTTTAGGAACAATAATAACGACCACAGCCATAGTAGCCACCATTTATTGAgcgcttactctgtgccaggtgctgtgttaAGCGCTTTGCAGGCAACAACCCTCGGAGGTAAGTACCATTATCATCCCTATTTTGCAGGAAACccgggcacagagaggttaagtaacttgccccaggGCACACAGCTAGCTGATGTCAGTGCCAGAATTCCAACCGCGGCTGTCGGACCCCATGCCATCCTCATGTCAACCCACTAAGGACGGGATCCTTCTGTCCATCTTAAAGATGAGGCAACTAAGGCACATGGAAATTTAAGTATAataccttgcccaaggtcacctagctGGAAAATGGACGAGACAGAAAGCGAACCCAGGGCTCCTTTCTGTACGCAGAACCCGCGGTCTTGGCCATAGGCGATGCCACTTCCGACAGCCCAGCAGGGTCTGGCCCTGGGTCCCAGAGGCGCAGCCCCTGCGGGGTTTGGATGGGTTCCTGCGGCCTCCGATCCGCTGGTGAATTGGGTGTGTCTGAGCATCGTCCCCGCTCAGCCCGCAGGCGTAGGATAGGGAGGCGTCTCCGGGAATCTACTCCGGGACGGGTCCGCGGTCCTCAGTCGGGATGGAGCGGGGGCGGAGGCAGCCGGAGGGAACTGGAGTCCCCATTGCAGAACTGCGGGGCCGGGCTCTGGGCTGGGCGCCTGCCCCGCGCGGCCGGCAGAGGGCGCTGCCGCACACGCCTTGGATCTCACTGTCACTGGGACCTCGGGGCAGGCTGACGTCGGCCTGCAGACGCCTGGACTCAGAACCCCGAAGCAAGAAGCTTCCCTTCCTGGTGGCTGCCATCCCTCAGGCCCACCATTTCAGCCCTGGACCTGCTTTCCCTGACCACTTTTCCCCATCTTCTGTGCTCCTGCCATCCCACCACTGGCCTTCAAGACTTCCCCAGTCCCTGCACAGCGGGTTTTGTCATCTGCTGAGAGGCGCGGACACTGATTCCCATCCCATTAAAAGGCCTAGATGTCTGCAAGTCAAATTcagccttgcttccccttctcgcCCTCTGGTGATTTAAAATAGGGATACATCATCTACTTGGAATAAATGactaatttttctcttctccaaaaTACGGTGGGTATGGGGAGGGTTGGTTAAGTAGGCGCACACAGATGAAAGGATCTATTTTCATAATAGCTACCGAGTACAGAGTGCTTCTTTTGCGCTGAGCCCTTTATGTGCTTTGACTCATTAATCCTCACTACAGCCCTAAGAGGTGTGGATGATGATTGCTGTTTGATGGATGAGGTCACAAGGCtggtaagtggcaaagctgggattctTCCCAGGAGTGTCTGACTTTAAAGCTATGTTCTCATCACCCAGAATGTACACGCTGAAACAACTGAACAGAAGAGGTAAGATGCAAatcatgaaaaacaaatcaaaatctaCGCTGAGAGTGCATAGAAAtaccacatgtcatgggaggctTGACCAGCTTGAGTCCCCAATGTGGGACTCAGATgttgaacagaaaaacaaaacctaaaggTGCAAGGAGAGAATAAGAATGAGGCTTTTGGCTTTAGCTTGGAAGAGCATCCGGAGAGGCCCACTCACTTTCTATGTCTGGGCTCTGAGAAAATAAAGGTGGTTCTAGGAAAATCTGAAAAgtatgggagaaagaaaaaaaaaatcccttttgtgGTTTTTCCTTTAACCAAGCCTCATTTtgctatttgtgttttattttaaaattaatgtggcTCTCCCCACCCTTTAAATTGGCACATAAATAGCAAAAACAGAAGGAAAGCCAGCTACAAACTTAAAATGTGGTGGGTTTCTCAGGAAGGAGGTACATGACTTGAAATGgaaatgaggattaaatgagatgccttaaacatttcaaaaacagaCTTTCCACAAGGAATTTAGATCATAAGCCCTTAGGGCAGAAGCTTTGTCTGGGTCTGGGCTTGGTATAGTGTCTAGAATCTGTGAGTGCCCAATGAATGTGTAAAACAAATCACCCTTTTAGTACATGCTTGCATCATCTGACCATCTGGGCTACCACGTTgcttatggttttatttattattattattattatttattttttgagacggagtctcactcttgtagcccaggctggagtgtaatggcacaatcttaactcactgcaacctctgcctcctgggttcaagtgattctcctgcctcagcctctcgaataggtgggattacaggcacctgccaccacacccggctaatttttgtatttctagaaaagatggggtttcaccatgttggccagtctggtctcgaactcctgacctcaggtgatccgcccacgtcagcttcccaaagtgctgggattacaggcatcagccaccacgcccggcctgcttaTGGTTTTGAAGTGTTGCTTCTGGGGTGATATTCCTGTCCTCTAGATCTCAGTCACTCCTCAGACCCCTCCCTTTTCCAGAAATTTGCTCTGGAAATTCAATCAAGGTGAGGCAATAGGTGATGATGTCACTAGGCTTGGTGAAGTAGAATGACTGCTCAGCTCTGGAACCACCAACTGGAGGTTTTTCCAAACGAGGAAAACAAAGTCATGGGACTTGTCACTTAATAGTTCTGACTGTATTGCCCTGTGCCTTTAAACTGGAAGAATTCCCCCTCTTCACCCAATACCCTGGCCATCCCAGGTGGCCTCCTGCAAAATTATTGGACTTCTTTGCCCTTTCCTCAGTCTgcttcttcttccctccttctttcagTACCTTCACTCCACAGACATGTATTGAGAGCCCATTATATGTAGGTGCTGGGAGGACAGCAGAGAACCTAGCATGAGCTCATGGGCTCACCTTCTCCTGTTCCCACCTCCACCTGGCTCCTTTCTTCATGGCTCCAACTTTCAGGTTTGGCTCCACCATAGTAACTGACTTGCTTCTCCATGTGGGAACAACTActcagacacttttttttttttttttttttgaaacggaatttcactcttgttgcccaggctggagtgcagtggcaccatctcagctcaccgcaacctcagcctcctgggttcaagggattctcctgcctc from Homo sapiens chromosome 11, GRCh38.p14 Primary Assembly encodes:
- the LOC124902669 gene encoding translation initiation factor IF-2-like gives rise to the protein MGAPGLQAGSRRWEVPLESGSPPLTANELVRTEDRGGRNGGSRWGTATSGIRAGGTGRKGPRRRRMAAGNSAPPARLSGPRGPERASASPASPRGCRQAAPRAHPARAGAEQRTQAGPSRSFSGRLGGQGPSAARGASCQRPDLLPSRPPPGSPHVQARRRHCGSDALLEARAEAARRGLPPGGPGPGSPRPRPWPSSGGTSFIPNSGRPAVLRLLIRTRALGKRFEQCPERNSWT